One genomic window of Tatumella citrea includes the following:
- a CDS encoding oxidoreductase, producing MLQPLKTFILGDREVSRLGYGAMQLAGAGVFGPPADEDRALQVLRDAIAAGVNHIDTSDFYGPHITNQLIKKALHPYKDNLVIVTKVGARRDEKGGWHPATSPEEITNAVEDNLRNLGLEVLEVVNLRSMLNVHAPAEGSLEPQIEALLKLKQRGLVRHIGLSNVTEKQVREARTMTPVACVQNLYNLANRQDEAMINLLAADGIPYVPFFPLGGFSPLQSEQLNSVAEALNATTLQVALAWLLQRSPNILLIPGTSSPEHLKQNLASGDLVLSPGIIQQLDSIG from the coding sequence ATGCTGCAGCCACTAAAAACGTTTATTCTTGGAGACCGTGAAGTTTCCCGTCTCGGTTATGGCGCCATGCAATTAGCAGGGGCTGGTGTATTTGGGCCACCGGCAGATGAAGACCGTGCCTTGCAGGTATTACGCGATGCAATCGCCGCCGGAGTGAATCATATCGACACCAGCGATTTTTATGGCCCTCATATTACCAATCAGCTGATTAAAAAAGCGCTTCATCCCTACAAGGATAACCTGGTGATTGTCACCAAAGTGGGCGCAAGGCGTGATGAAAAAGGAGGCTGGCATCCGGCCACAAGCCCTGAAGAAATAACTAATGCAGTAGAAGATAATCTGCGCAATCTGGGGCTTGAGGTGCTGGAAGTTGTAAATCTTCGCTCAATGCTTAACGTTCACGCCCCCGCTGAAGGGTCACTTGAGCCACAGATTGAAGCCTTGTTAAAGCTTAAACAGCGCGGCCTGGTGCGCCATATCGGTTTGAGTAATGTGACGGAAAAGCAAGTCCGGGAAGCACGAACAATGACGCCAGTCGCCTGCGTGCAAAATCTGTATAATCTGGCGAACCGACAGGATGAGGCAATGATCAATCTGCTTGCAGCAGATGGCATTCCTTATGTGCCCTTCTTCCCGCTTGGCGGCTTTTCGCCATTACAGTCAGAGCAACTGAATAGCGTTGCTGAGGCTTTGAATGCGACCACCTTACAGGTTGCGCTGGCCTGGTTGTTACAAAGATCACCGAACATATTACTCATTCCCGGGACATCATCGCCTGAACATCTGAAACAGAATCTTGCCAGTGGGGATTTGGTACTGTCACCTGGAATCATCCAGCAGCTGGACAGTATCGGGTAA
- a CDS encoding DksA/TraR family C4-type zinc finger protein: protein MASGWSDDGAVNKQIDDTVEDAVARAREHLGRGESAEICEECGDPIPEARRKALAGVRYCLKCQNEKEKKDEFNSGYNRRGSKDSQLR from the coding sequence ATGGCAAGTGGTTGGTCTGACGACGGAGCTGTAAATAAACAAATTGATGACACGGTCGAAGATGCCGTTGCCAGGGCGCGTGAGCATCTCGGCCGTGGTGAAAGCGCTGAAATTTGTGAAGAGTGTGGTGACCCCATTCCGGAAGCCCGGCGAAAAGCCCTTGCTGGTGTCAGATATTGTCTAAAATGCCAGAATGAAAAGGAGAAGAAGGATGAGTTTAACAGCGGATACAACCGGAGAGGCAGTAAGGACAGTCAGTTGAGATAG
- a CDS encoding amidase has protein sequence MFEALLDGDATSLASLIRNGEVSARELTQAALDRLEQREPLIQAFCTATPELALQQASAVDAKRARGDTLGPFAGVPLAVKDLICTAGVKTTSGSAAYADFIPEDDDITVERLLAADAILLGKTTAPEFGYSGVGHNPLFPSPRNPWDLNKTPGGSSAGSGAALAARLCPIALGSDGGGSVRIPAAHCGVYGFKASMGRVPLWPGCRDERYPGVSSWESLEHIGPMTRTVRDSALMMSVMAGPDMRDRHSIPCNDVDWLSALDKPLNGLRIAFSVDFGYIAVDKEVRDVVTKAAQYLARELGAELEEADPEITDEGATFAAIVAFESDLSGMRQMQQDLGSRMSPHLSAMLQHKWHAENFTDANTARKKICNQLWRFMQHYDLLLTPTLAVPPFPLNMQGPEIIDGRMVRSDHWLSFCYPFNFTGQPAASIPAGFTASGLPIGLQIVGRHLDDALVLAVSAAFERIQPWNHLYPASIGVAHE, from the coding sequence ATGTTTGAGGCTTTGCTTGATGGCGATGCTACTTCATTAGCATCGCTGATTCGTAATGGTGAGGTGTCAGCTCGTGAGTTAACGCAGGCCGCACTGGACAGACTGGAACAACGAGAGCCGCTGATACAGGCTTTTTGTACGGCCACACCAGAATTAGCATTGCAACAGGCATCCGCGGTGGATGCGAAACGTGCACGTGGTGACACGCTTGGTCCATTTGCCGGGGTCCCTTTAGCTGTCAAGGATTTGATATGTACAGCAGGGGTAAAAACTACCTCGGGCTCTGCAGCTTATGCAGATTTTATCCCTGAAGATGACGACATTACCGTCGAGCGCTTACTGGCTGCAGATGCGATACTGCTCGGTAAAACTACGGCTCCTGAGTTTGGTTACAGCGGTGTGGGGCATAATCCTTTATTTCCTTCACCACGTAATCCCTGGGATTTAAACAAAACACCAGGTGGTTCCAGTGCCGGGTCGGGTGCAGCTCTTGCAGCTCGCCTCTGTCCAATTGCATTGGGCAGTGACGGCGGCGGGTCAGTGCGTATTCCAGCGGCTCATTGTGGTGTTTATGGATTTAAAGCATCGATGGGCCGGGTACCGTTATGGCCTGGTTGCCGGGACGAACGCTATCCAGGCGTCTCAAGTTGGGAATCATTGGAGCATATTGGTCCCATGACGCGCACTGTACGTGACAGCGCACTCATGATGTCGGTGATGGCAGGACCAGATATGCGCGATCGCCATTCGATTCCTTGCAATGATGTAGACTGGCTCTCTGCTCTGGACAAACCACTGAATGGACTGCGCATTGCATTTAGTGTCGATTTTGGTTATATCGCCGTTGATAAGGAGGTTCGTGACGTTGTCACTAAAGCCGCGCAATATTTAGCCCGCGAGTTAGGCGCGGAACTGGAAGAGGCTGATCCAGAGATTACCGATGAAGGGGCTACATTTGCCGCAATTGTGGCGTTTGAAAGCGATCTTTCCGGTATGCGTCAGATGCAACAGGATTTAGGTTCACGCATGTCTCCACATCTCAGCGCCATGCTACAGCATAAATGGCATGCGGAAAATTTTACAGACGCAAATACCGCACGTAAAAAGATCTGCAACCAGTTGTGGAGGTTTATGCAGCACTACGATTTGCTGTTAACACCGACACTTGCAGTACCACCATTCCCTCTTAACATGCAGGGGCCTGAAATAATTGACGGGCGCATGGTGCGCAGTGATCACTGGTTATCGTTCTGTTATCCCTTTAATTTCACTGGTCAACCGGCAGCCTCAATCCCTGCAGGATTTACCGCCAGCGGGTTACCGATTGGCCTGCAAATCGTCGGTCGCCATCTGGACGATGCTCTGGTACTGGCAGTCAGTGCCGCTTTTGAACGTATCCAACCCTGGAATCACCTGTATCCTGCCTCAATTGGAGTTGCTCATGAATAA
- a CDS encoding LysR family transcriptional regulator, producing the protein MAIDMSLLHAVVAVAKAGGFREAARMTGSNPSRLSDAVRRAEEQLNVRLFNRTTRTVVLTEAGRALMSRLLPAMNEVDAALDALNTFRTTPGGTLRLNVPVSAARLVLPAIVPGFLQRYPDIQLEVVAESNVQDIFRDSCDAGIRYDDHLEQDMVAMPIGPRTQRFAAAAAPVYLSQHGIPQHPRELMQHRCLHGRYATGVVAEWEFSCDGERICLQPKGPLVCSIGAAMDLTVEAAIAGAGVVYLFEDWLKPAFNQGKLQPILSDWWLSFPGLWLYYNDRRLVPAPLKVFIDYVRELNDHTGLR; encoded by the coding sequence ATGGCGATCGACATGTCATTATTGCATGCAGTGGTTGCAGTGGCTAAAGCAGGGGGATTTCGGGAAGCGGCACGTATGACCGGCAGTAATCCTTCCCGTTTAAGTGATGCGGTGCGACGAGCTGAAGAGCAACTGAATGTACGGTTATTTAATCGTACAACGAGAACTGTTGTATTAACTGAAGCGGGCAGAGCACTGATGTCACGACTTCTGCCCGCGATGAACGAAGTAGACGCTGCACTTGATGCCCTCAATACGTTTCGAACGACACCTGGCGGAACACTGCGTCTGAATGTTCCGGTAAGCGCAGCACGACTGGTTTTGCCGGCTATAGTCCCTGGTTTTTTACAGCGTTATCCGGATATTCAGCTCGAAGTAGTCGCAGAAAGTAACGTGCAGGATATCTTCCGCGATAGCTGCGATGCCGGTATTCGCTACGACGACCATCTTGAGCAGGATATGGTGGCCATGCCAATTGGTCCGCGTACCCAAAGATTTGCTGCCGCAGCGGCGCCAGTTTATCTGAGCCAGCATGGCATACCTCAGCATCCGCGTGAGTTAATGCAGCATCGATGTTTGCATGGCCGATATGCCACGGGAGTGGTTGCCGAATGGGAGTTTAGTTGTGACGGAGAACGGATATGTCTGCAACCGAAAGGCCCACTGGTTTGTAGCATAGGCGCGGCAATGGATCTAACGGTAGAAGCCGCTATCGCTGGTGCTGGTGTGGTATATCTGTTTGAAGACTGGCTTAAACCCGCGTTTAATCAAGGGAAATTACAGCCGATTTTATCCGACTGGTGGCTAAGTTTCCCCGGATTATGGCTGTATTACAATGACAGGCGGTTAGTTCCGGCACCGCTAAAAGTATTTATTGATTATGTTCGTGAGCTAAATGATCACACAGGACTGAGGTAG
- a CDS encoding purine-cytosine permease family protein — MNNKSSPALEQEFEHEPVPLSHRHSTRSVSAVWFGFPMILTNALFGGIITWHLGFWPALTAILLGNLVLFAYVGALSWFAGNTGMNFALQAKRTFGTKGYILVSGFLSTVVIGWYAFQTGLTGTVINQTFGWNALAVTAIAMVLYTGVTFLGVRALSILGMVAAPLFVALGLVALWLIAQNHDFSTITHFQGGAGAVGVMSMGTAVTMVVAGFADSGTMTADFTRWSKDGKSAVIAAFSAFPLANVISYLFGVVIVSVGAAVDPASNGGNFLPILMNHSTLLSVIAFLFVFINLGSVCTHCLYNGAVGFSHLFSSKMRIWTLILGAIGGALALAGVWSYFLEWLSLLGIVVPPFGAVMIVDLIFMAKISEKRKTRRLRGSAFAAWAIGSLCAVIAHIEFPQFGEAVIGMVTAAAGYTLIVILKRESIESLVVQKNV; from the coding sequence ATGAATAACAAATCATCTCCTGCTCTCGAGCAGGAATTTGAACACGAACCTGTTCCTCTAAGCCATCGCCACTCGACCCGTTCGGTGTCAGCAGTCTGGTTCGGTTTCCCAATGATACTCACTAATGCATTGTTTGGCGGCATCATTACATGGCATCTGGGCTTCTGGCCTGCACTGACTGCTATCCTGTTAGGTAATCTGGTGCTGTTCGCCTACGTTGGCGCACTCAGTTGGTTTGCCGGCAATACGGGTATGAACTTTGCGCTACAGGCTAAACGCACATTTGGTACCAAAGGCTATATCCTGGTTTCTGGTTTTCTCTCCACCGTGGTTATTGGCTGGTATGCATTTCAGACTGGTTTAACGGGTACGGTGATAAACCAGACCTTCGGCTGGAACGCACTGGCAGTGACGGCAATCGCTATGGTGTTGTACACCGGTGTCACATTTCTCGGAGTACGTGCGTTGTCGATTCTTGGAATGGTTGCCGCACCATTATTTGTAGCGCTAGGTTTGGTAGCACTGTGGCTGATTGCTCAGAATCACGATTTCAGTACCATCACTCACTTTCAGGGAGGGGCTGGCGCGGTTGGTGTTATGAGCATGGGAACGGCAGTGACCATGGTGGTGGCTGGATTTGCCGATTCAGGCACCATGACAGCAGACTTTACCCGCTGGTCTAAAGATGGAAAATCAGCAGTTATCGCCGCGTTCTCCGCTTTTCCTCTGGCGAACGTGATTTCTTATCTGTTCGGAGTGGTGATTGTGTCAGTAGGCGCAGCAGTTGATCCCGCCAGTAACGGTGGTAATTTTCTGCCCATACTAATGAACCACAGCACGTTACTCTCTGTCATCGCTTTCCTGTTTGTATTTATTAATCTTGGCTCGGTTTGCACCCATTGTTTGTACAATGGTGCTGTTGGTTTTAGCCATCTGTTTAGCAGCAAAATGCGCATCTGGACATTGATTCTCGGGGCGATCGGTGGGGCCCTGGCATTGGCCGGAGTCTGGTCTTACTTCCTTGAATGGCTGAGTTTACTTGGTATTGTGGTGCCACCTTTTGGCGCCGTGATGATAGTTGATTTAATATTCATGGCAAAAATCAGTGAGAAGCGTAAAACTCGTCGCCTTCGTGGTAGTGCTTTTGCTGCATGGGCAATTGGCAGTTTGTGCGCGGTCATTGCCCACATTGAATTCCCGCAGTTTGGTGAAGCGGTGATAGGTATGGTGACGGCTGCTGCCGGTTACACCCTGATTGTCATACTGAAACGCGAAAGCATTGAAAGTCTGGTGGTGCAGAAAAATGTCTAA